The sequence below is a genomic window from Saccopteryx leptura isolate mSacLep1 chromosome 3, mSacLep1_pri_phased_curated, whole genome shotgun sequence.
accacaggtcaggctatcgtcttatacatatacatacacatatttgaGACTAGCTTCATTACAGTTTAGAATTCTTTTCTCCCAAATagcattatattataaaatttgtttcatattaaaatacttttctaaatCATCAATTTAGATGTCTCTCTATATTCCAATATGTGAATATATCATAATTTAGTATTTCTTTATCATACATTGTAATGCTTTGATAATAAAGTTACCTTTAGATATATAAATAGTTACCTTCATCTCTGATTTCCTTCAGGTAGATTCCTCAAAATGCAGTTACTGGCTAAAAGAACATGAACATTTTTAGAATTCTTCATCAGTATTTCCAAATTGCTCTTCAGAAAGGGTATGCTGTTTGACACTATCTGTAGCATAGCTGTAGAGAATTCATCTCATCTGACACTTGCCaccagagaataaaagaaaatgatcccAGCATATCTAGTATAATGATAGCTGTTAGCTTTAGCTGATAGCAACAATAATAAGTTATATGTCATACTGACCTTTAGAGATAAAcaggtactggccctggccagttgattcagtggtagagcattggcctggcatgtggaagtcccatgttgattcctggtcagggcacacaggagaatcaaccatctgcttcacccctctcctctctctctctctgtctctctctctctctgtctctctctacctctctctttctctcctgcagccatggcttggatggtttgagcaaagttggctctgggcactgaggatggctccatggcctcaccttaggcattaaaaatagctcggttgccaagcaacggattagtgtcctgtagggggcttgctgggtggatcccagtcagggcacatacaagaaagagtctgtctctgactccctgcctctcacttaataaaaagaaagagagagacagacagagataggaaaaaaagaaataaaggaaaagaagaaaggaagaaagaaagggagggagggagagagggggggagggagggagggagggagggagggagggaaggaggaagggaggaaaaaagaaagaaaaagagaaaaagaaagaaaggaagaaagaggctcTAAGCTTAGAAGGATTGAATGAGAAAGATACTGACTTATGGGAGTATGCACACAGCCCATAATCCTCAAAATATGACATCCTTTTGCCTCACAAAACCCCAGATATTTAAATGTCTTATTCTTAAAATGTCTATTATTTTACCCCCTTAAGACATAGGATGCAGGCAATCAAAAATGAATTTTCTGATAAACATTGAAGTGCCACTACAGGAAGAAGTGGCAATAACACATGATTTTAAGACAACTGTAAGTTTTCAGAACTGCAGCTCCCTGCCCTAGTGGAGACTTGGATACAAAAAGGTCACATAGCAGAAAAATTTAAACCTTTTCTCTGATCCGAGAGGGCAATTGTCAGCAAGTTCTACTGAGTCAAATATAACTTTGTGAACCTCCTATAGCCATAAAAACTGCTGTGCAGGAATAAAACAAGCATCAAATCTACCAGATAGAAAGCTGCTCTGATTAATATGTACTCTACTCAGAGGCCAGGGAAGGCAGGGGTTTTAAAGTTTTGATAGCAGGATAACAGTGCCACACAGCAGTTGGCAGGAATGACTTAAAATGGTCCTAAATTCTGTATGGTGGTTAGGCTGATTCTGAAAGGTCAGAACAATAGGAAGAGTCAGGCAAAGATAAAGCCCAGAAAGTTCTGGGCATTTTCATTGGGGGTATTACTGGCATTATTTCTAAACCTTGAGATGACCCCTCATATAGTATTTGGGATTTAAGGTCTGACAGCAATCATGATTTAGAATAAATTGTATAGGAGGTgtccattcattcagcaaatttCAGTGACAAGTGCTGGATACTTGGGGGTGTACTAACTAAGGCATGGTATCTGATCTCAACAGTTCATCTCTAATTATGTGAAAAACTTGCAAACACAATTATACTACAATTCTATTTAATTGTAATACCCATGAAGTATAGAAAATCCATAAACCACCTTAAGTTTAGGAGCATCTGACTCAAGACTCGGATAAATAGAATTTACAAGGTAGAGAAGCAGGGAAACTGCATATGTAAATGCACTAGGGAGGAGAAGACAAAATACTTTCTGCTAACTACAGATGTGTCATTATTGTTAGAGCAAAAAATAAGAGCAGGGGCATTTGGTGTTTTGGACTGGGGTCTCAAAAATGTCTTTTCCATTGCACAAGTAGCATCCTTTACTTTCAATTACCTGTTCGGTGGAAAAAACCATTTTGACGTAAAGGAGCTGTTTGATTTAAAAAGGGTAGGGTAgcgccagacctgtggtggcacagtggatagagtattatattgacctagaatgctgaggtcgtgggttagAAACTCTGTGCTtgccccattaaggcacatacaagaagcaactactacgagttgatgcttcctaatcctcctccactttctctctctctctccgctctaaaaatcaataagaataaaatctttaaaaaaaagaaaagaaaggccctggccggttggctcagcggtaaagcgtcggcctggcgtgcgggggacccgggttcgattcccggccagggcacataggagaagcgcccatttgcttctccacccccccctccttcctctgtctctctcttcccctcccgcagccaaggctccattggagcaaagatggcccgggcgctggggatggctccttggcctctgccccaggtgctagagtggctctggtcgcagcagagcgaccctccagaggggcagagcatcaccccctggtgggcagagcttcgcccctggtgggcgtgccgggtggatcccggtctgcgcatgcgggagtctgtctgactgtctctccccgtttccagcttcagaaaaataaaaaaaataaaaaaaagaaagaaaaaaaaaaagaaaagaaaaagggtatAGTAGCTAGTTTAATAGTCTTTGTTTACTTGTCTGTTCCTTGTTCTTACACTGTTTGTAGATTGTATGACTAATTTAGACCAAATTTCAGTAAAATCACTGGAAAAGTAAATTCTCCATATGAAATGCGTGCATTTTGCTTTGCGAATTTAACAAGTTCCTTAGCCATTCTTTTACCTCTAAAAGGGTGGAGAACGTGTCTAACTGATCAGCCAAACAATTTGTTTTTTGATAATTTCTAATATCTTGTGTCTAAGAGCCTTAGATAACCATGTCATTTGCTCAGTAGAGACAAAACAATGTtagatagaaataaatatattttggccTTTTTAACttctggtattttattttttgttctcaaATTAAGTAAACTCTCTACCCCTTTGTGGACCTTATTCATGAAGCTACACTTTTTATCCAACCCATTTAAAACAAccattaatttatttctgtttcacaGTCTGAGATGGAATTCATCTTGCTTTTCACACTATACTCAAACAACAAAGACCTACATAGGATTTAAAATACGACTTAACATTTAGTCCTTGGAAAAGAAACTTGAACAGAAGGGAAACTCATGAActtgtttattattctttttggcCCCGGGTTagtctcttatttattttgtagcgAGAAAGATATATATTATCCATATATCTGTGCTGTTTTCCTTTTGCATTCTCCATTTAGCCTACAGTCTGAGATAAATACTTCTCTACCAAGATTTCATAGAGCCACAGAATTGAATTTTTATAggcaaataaacattttaagaatgtGAATGACATCATAGGAAGGAAACTGAACAGAAAGTTAGGAAACTCAAGTTCTAGTTCTGGATTTGCATGTAACCAGCTAATTGTCCTTGGGTATGTTATTTAACCAAGAGCTCTTgtctttagtatttatttatttaataacagaTTGGAACTAGAAGTTCAACAAATATATGGCCTTACTTTTTTGGGAACAATATTGATTTCAAATATGTGATTTTAAtatctataaatttaaaaaatctcaaacTCCAATATTTGAGATTCTTTTCCTACCTAGAAATATTATACAAATCCTTTATTAAATTATGTGGTTTGGTCTTGATTTGGAAAATACAGTCCTAccatatctttatttttccccCATACTAAAATTATGATTCTAACATAGGCACAGAGCAACATCCCATTTCATATCTCCTGTGCcatcttctcaaactatttctcTTCCAGATTTTCAGCCACTTTAACATTAAACTTCTTAAGCTAAACTATAATTATCTTTAGAACTACATATCTTTTTCTAAAGttaatataaactatttttaactcatttatttaGAACAGCTGGATTGAATGCTTactgtgtaatatatataatagaagcTTAAGTAcaatactgagagggaagggTATAGAATTGAAAGAGTGATTTTTGTTAGAAAAAATTTGGGAAATTATTTGTGGGGTTAAGATACAGTTTTCCAGGGaatttgcctttattttctctgtgttcCAGGTCTTGCCTGAAACTTAGACGcccctttcttccccctcctttctggTGCTGTCTGTCAGTGGTGGTGATAACCTCTGAGGAAGAAAATCCCACTTCCACTGACCATGGAGAACACTCAGCATCTCTGCTTGATTGTGACAAGGGCAGTTTTTGGATGGATCATGAAATGCTTCTAAAGTAGCCAAGAATTAACTCTCCTAACCTTTTTATATAATAAGCATGTTACCACCAAGGTAACTTACCCAGTAGAGTCAACTACATAGTGGAATCACATTATTATACTTTTCACTTATGCAAATTCAATTCTACTAAACACATAAAATGCACAAGtgagagaaaaataacattttaaatagcaCATGCTCAACCTTCCTTTTTAATAAGTCCCAGGCTATGGATTAAATCAAGTCTGAGACAGTCAGTTCATATTGGTGAAAGCTATAGAGAGAATGTGAGGGTAGTTTGAAAGGATTCCCAGTAATTGATAAAGCACATTCATATGGCCAGGCAAGTGGGTGGGAgatcttcttttatatttataaggGTTATTGAAGGTTGTTGAGAAGCAATACTTAAGAATTAGAAGAACTGATAAAATCCTTTACAGAGAATGACATGATGAGAACAAGTTGAAATTTTTGTAAATTTACTTACTATTCAAAGGAGTAAAACACCTGATTGATTACATTTCTGAGTGTTCTTTATGGATTTTCAGTGGTTATTTTTACCATGCACTATTACCCCATTACAACCTGTTCCTAAGTAAGATGCTACCCCACCAAATGATATCTGTACCAATTTAGTTTGATAGTGTAAACTAAGAAAATGACTATGTCATTAAGAAGCCAATTCTTGGCTGattattatctatatatatacaatattttttaatgtgggcATAAACTTCTTTCTCATAGTAGAAGTCTTTGAATTTAAAATCTAGATTCTTTGACCATCCTAGTAATTTGTGCCATCTACACCATTTTGCTTTGTTGCTAGGGTTTTTTCTCACCCATATCCACTGCTTAGATAATTACTACCTTGGGATTGCATAGCTACCAAGTAAGAAAACATAATTGGctaaattggttttttttttaaacatattgttTTACTTGTACCTATTTTGTGaagtacatttttctttcatgatCATACAGGTAAACATGATTAAAGATGATGGAACAGTTATTCATTTCAACAATCCCAAAGTCCAAGCTTCCCTTTCTGCTAACACCTTTGCAATTACCGGTCATGCAGAAGCCAAACCAATCACAGAAATGCTTCCTGGAATATTAAGTCAACTTGGTGCTGACAGCTTAACAAGTCTTAGAAAGTTAGCTGAACAGTTCCCTCGGCAAGGTAGGTATTTCAATTTAGTACCTCTTCTTTCCACTTTCATTTAAGATCCTAATGATTTTAAAAGGTGTTCCATTACTGGAAGGATTTGcctgtatgtatattttacttatataatgttacttttatgcttcataaatttttagtttgtttcttcaATAATTATGCATTGTGGCATAGGGAGTATTTGGATACATTTTGATAGAAATATAGAGTTGAGAGTAATTACCTGACAGGTAAGTGCCAGGATCTGCaggtaatattttataaacagtTAATTTAATATTCATTTCTGACTAATGGCAACAAGAACATAGCATTGTACTAGGCATTGCATTAGATTCTGGTTATACACACATGGAGACAACAGGGGTACTCATTCTAATCAGAGAATAAGAGGATACCTAGGTATGATTTCAGTGTGTATGCAGATAGAGGTTTCTCCTGGGTGCATTATAAACAGAATGGTGATAACTATAGCCTGTGGGTTTTCCCCTTATTTCAAATACCTCTCGCACATTGAGGCGATT
It includes:
- the BTF3L4 gene encoding transcription factor BTF3 homolog 4 isoform X2; amino-acid sequence: MIKDDGTVIHFNNPKVQASLSANTFAITGHAEAKPITEMLPGILSQLGADSLTSLRKLAEQFPRQVLDSKAPKPDDIDEEDDDVPDLVENFDEASKNEAN